A genomic region of Pelodiscus sinensis isolate JC-2024 chromosome 1, ASM4963464v1, whole genome shotgun sequence contains the following coding sequences:
- the LOC102464017 gene encoding olfactory receptor 52K1-like, which translates to MDHFLAPLNLTFSGPSTFILMGIPGLEHAHVWISIPFSVFYIIGLLGNFTVLFVVSKEQTLHKPMYLLLCMLAVTDIGTSTSIVPKALSIFWFKLKGIAVDGCLTQMFFLHSASVMHSAVLVIMAFDRYVAICNPLNYGTILSNARIAKLGLVGLIRAVLFILPMPLLLSRQTFCTNCIIHHSFCDHMAVIKMSNGDTTVNRMYGLVIAIVVNGLDLILIAFSYGLILRAVLSLSSKTAHQKALNTCTAHLCVILTSYTPSLFSSLTHRFGQGIAPHVHIILANLCFLLPPMLNPIIYGVKTKELRDKVRKYMCRR; encoded by the coding sequence ATGGACCACTTCCTGGCACCTCTCAACCTCACCTTCTCAGGACCTTCAACATTCATCCTTATGGGCATCCCTGGTCTGGAACATGCCCATGTCTGGATTTCCATCCCTTTTTCTGTGTTCTACATTATTGGCCTGTTGGGAAATTTCACAGTTCTCTTTGTTGTGAGCaaagagcagaccctgcacaagcCGATGTACCTGCTGCTTTGCATGTTGGCAGTAACAGATATTGGGACGTCTACCTCCATCGTGCCGAAGGCACTCAGTATATTTTGGTTCAAATTGAAAGGCATTGCAGTGGatggctgcctcacccagatgttcttccttCATTCGGCTTCCGTGATGCACTCAGCTGTCCTTGTGATAATGGcctttgatcgctacgtggccatatgTAACCCTCTGAATTATGGCACCATCCTCAGCAATGCACGAATAGCCAAGCTAGGGCTAGTGGGTTTGATAAGAGCTGTTCTCTTCATCCTGCCCATGCCCCTGCTCCTGAGTAGGCAGACATTTTGTACCAACTGCATTATCCACCATAGTTTCTGTGACCACATGGCTGTGATAAAGATGTCAAATGGAGACACAACAGTGAACAGGATGTATGGTTTGGTGATAGCAATTGTAGTCAATGGGTTAGACCTTATTCTCATTGCCTTTTCCTATGGTCTGATCCTCAGGGCAGtcctcagtctctcctccaagacagcccaccagaaagccctcaacacctgcacAGCCCACCTATGTGTGATACTGACGTCTTATacaccctcactcttctcctctctAACACATCGGTTTGGCCAGGGAATCGCTCCACATGTTCACATCATTTTGGCCAACctctgtttcctcctcccccccatgctcaacccTATTATTTATGGGGTCAAAACAAAAGAGCTTCGAGACAAAGTGAGGAAATACATGTGCAGGAGGTGA